From Candidatus Afararchaeum irisae, the proteins below share one genomic window:
- a CDS encoding PAS domain S-box protein — MSFDSEVGSGLTSDTGSEQCQDSDRYFFETSSVYEASVVGTGILLFTGYLYEESSVIAGVGSTSFVSRFFFVVLPMFSALLGSVALAYKLRYSDLAVPCKRRVVSWMVFGGLAGVVTAGVILLQNNVLGGFSANPLNTVLLVSEAGMVAGTAVGVYNARNITSLEKLRDRRQSLEKYRKVFESTENPVVITDTSPEIVEVNDAYVEKFGYTRDELVGENPSIVGSPETPDETYDEMWGKLDDGETWSNTITDRDKDGRRLHLHLTVVPIQVDRRRIGYAGVFADVTEMERMTQSLKVINRALRHDLRNDLSVALGRIGIAKKRSSSDEVTESLEDAEEKLKRINKKADQARETRKILEAELSPDAEVCLEEVLDDSIDRVRDEPNPDSVEVEVECLYGDSETAVRGIGRRYVRMAFEEVIENAVEHATDRIEVGVERNEETAVVSVADDGSGVPDRAKEEIFGRREIDDLRHGEGMGLFLVDRIVERS; from the coding sequence ATGTCATTCGACTCAGAGGTGGGGTCGGGGTTAACCAGCGACACGGGGTCAGAACAGTGTCAAGACTCGGACAGATACTTCTTCGAGACGTCTTCGGTGTACGAGGCTTCGGTAGTTGGAACTGGGATTCTTCTTTTCACAGGCTATCTCTACGAGGAGAGCTCGGTTATAGCCGGAGTCGGCTCGACCTCTTTCGTCTCTCGTTTCTTCTTCGTCGTCCTTCCGATGTTCTCGGCACTTCTTGGCTCTGTGGCACTCGCGTATAAGCTACGGTACTCCGACCTCGCGGTGCCGTGTAAGAGACGTGTGGTGTCGTGGATGGTCTTCGGAGGCTTGGCTGGCGTAGTAACTGCGGGGGTCATACTCTTACAGAACAACGTACTGGGCGGCTTCTCGGCAAATCCTCTCAACACGGTTCTTCTAGTCTCCGAGGCGGGGATGGTAGCCGGCACAGCCGTGGGAGTCTACAACGCCAGAAACATCACGAGCCTCGAAAAGCTCAGAGACAGGAGACAGAGTCTGGAGAAGTACAGGAAGGTCTTCGAGAGCACCGAGAACCCCGTCGTAATTACTGACACGTCGCCCGAGATAGTCGAGGTCAACGACGCCTACGTCGAGAAGTTCGGCTATACACGTGACGAGCTCGTAGGGGAGAATCCCAGTATAGTTGGATCTCCCGAGACCCCCGACGAGACTTACGACGAGATGTGGGGGAAGCTAGACGATGGAGAGACGTGGTCCAACACGATTACTGACAGAGACAAGGACGGCAGACGTCTCCATCTCCATCTCACCGTAGTCCCGATACAAGTCGACAGACGGAGAATCGGCTACGCGGGAGTCTTCGCCGACGTGACCGAGATGGAGAGGATGACCCAGTCCCTCAAGGTCATAAACAGGGCACTGAGACACGACCTCCGTAACGACCTGAGTGTCGCACTCGGAAGGATAGGGATAGCTAAGAAACGGTCGTCCTCGGACGAGGTCACCGAGAGCCTCGAAGACGCCGAGGAGAAGCTTAAACGTATAAACAAGAAGGCGGATCAGGCGAGGGAAACGAGGAAGATACTCGAAGCCGAGCTATCCCCAGACGCCGAGGTCTGCTTGGAGGAGGTCTTAGACGACAGCATAGACAGGGTCAGAGACGAACCGAACCCCGACTCCGTCGAGGTAGAGGTAGAATGTCTCTACGGCGACTCCGAGACAGCCGTTAGAGGGATCGGACGGAGGTACGTACGTATGGCGTTCGAGGAGGTGATCGAGAACGCCGTCGAACACGCCACCGACAGGATCGAGGTCGGCGTGGAAAGGAACGAGGAGACTGCCGTCGTCTCGGTCGCCGACGACGGCTCCGGAGTTCCGGACAGAGCGAAGGAGGAAATATTCGGAAGACGTGAGATCGACGATCTCCGCCACGGCGAAGGGATGGGGCTATTCCTCGTGGACAGGATAGTAGAGAGGTC
- a CDS encoding GAF domain-containing protein codes for MTTTPGLRLLVLDPSSDTVTKTSDYLTQEGFDVFTASTVDEARAWVERRGTEIDCVVTEYQLGDITGVDLMNRLRDHIPQTPFVFYTDLDHSVASEVLGYSLTEYVEKSRADSDDVLDLLVKRIEETVEHRRAVEEERERRRVLEVIREINRAVTRSSTHESLKQRVCEVIAESEPYVFAWFGEYDDETRTVVPTEYAGVEAGYLDEIEIKVDGETSKGPTGRTVRNREVEVMQNIPEDPSYEPWREQALERGYRSSASVPAVYSGELYGTLNIYADRKFAFDNDEKELLREIGEDIGFGLNAIRTRQETERKSEFLSITETTADTGGWEYVHSADESGIEGKIRWTQGARRICCDPVSVDDGGETGTDLEVDAEEALGFVHPEDREEIRDGLVNMSEFDLTVRSNASESDGRDEKWIRVIGKPSEPEAETHAGEEVLMRGSIQDVTLTKERELRLDTYRRVIELSEDLIAAVDTDYRYIFANRRYVETHTSVSSPAAVEGESLREIVGDGIYDEIIEDVDSAFEGNHVEYEMERHGSFFHIQYYPLWEGDDGEVRGVAASLRDITDYKEYETEIENKNRQLTVLNRITRHDIRNDMNLILGWGDILRDHVDEEGEEYLRRTLNAARHTVDLTKNARDFVEAMGNSQTSEIDLGESLIQEVEKSKEVYEKAVFETAEIPDTEVIANSLVSTVFRNLLNNAVQHNDKETPRIEVSAEEKDEEVVVSVADNGPGIPDDQKKTVFGEGEKGPESEGTGIGLYLVSILVEEYGGDVWIEDNEPEGAVFKVRLRKA; via the coding sequence ATGACAACGACTCCGGGTCTCCGTCTTCTCGTCTTAGATCCCTCCTCCGACACAGTCACAAAAACCTCGGATTACCTTACTCAGGAGGGGTTCGACGTTTTCACGGCTTCTACGGTCGACGAGGCTCGCGCGTGGGTCGAAAGGCGTGGCACTGAGATCGACTGTGTGGTCACCGAGTACCAACTTGGAGACATCACCGGGGTCGATCTGATGAACAGGCTCCGTGATCACATACCCCAGACTCCTTTTGTCTTCTACACAGACCTCGACCACTCGGTCGCTTCGGAGGTACTCGGCTACAGTCTCACCGAGTACGTCGAGAAGAGTAGAGCTGACTCCGACGACGTACTCGACCTCCTCGTTAAGAGGATAGAGGAGACAGTCGAACACAGACGCGCCGTCGAAGAAGAGAGGGAACGCCGTAGAGTACTCGAAGTCATACGTGAGATAAACCGCGCTGTGACCAGGTCGTCGACACACGAGAGCCTGAAACAGAGGGTATGTGAGGTGATAGCCGAGTCGGAGCCGTACGTCTTCGCGTGGTTCGGCGAGTACGACGACGAGACCCGGACGGTGGTTCCGACCGAGTACGCCGGCGTAGAGGCTGGATACCTCGACGAGATAGAGATAAAGGTAGACGGCGAGACGTCGAAGGGTCCTACGGGACGCACAGTCCGGAACAGGGAGGTCGAGGTGATGCAGAACATACCCGAGGACCCGAGTTACGAGCCTTGGCGGGAACAGGCTCTCGAACGTGGATACAGATCGAGCGCGTCAGTCCCAGCGGTCTACTCCGGAGAGCTCTACGGTACTCTCAATATCTACGCCGACAGGAAGTTCGCCTTCGACAATGACGAAAAGGAGCTTCTGAGGGAGATAGGCGAGGACATAGGCTTCGGTCTCAACGCGATACGGACACGTCAGGAGACGGAGCGGAAGAGCGAGTTCCTATCGATTACAGAGACGACAGCCGACACCGGAGGCTGGGAGTACGTCCACAGTGCCGACGAGTCGGGAATAGAGGGAAAGATAAGATGGACTCAGGGAGCCAGACGTATCTGCTGTGACCCGGTCTCCGTCGACGACGGCGGCGAGACTGGGACGGATCTCGAAGTCGATGCCGAGGAAGCTCTCGGATTCGTGCATCCCGAAGACAGAGAAGAGATAAGAGACGGCTTGGTCAACATGTCGGAGTTCGACCTAACCGTCCGTTCGAACGCCTCAGAATCCGACGGTAGAGACGAGAAATGGATACGTGTAATAGGCAAGCCGTCGGAGCCCGAAGCCGAGACTCACGCAGGAGAGGAGGTTCTGATGAGAGGTTCGATACAGGACGTTACGCTCACGAAGGAACGTGAGCTACGTCTCGATACCTACAGGAGGGTGATAGAGCTTTCGGAGGATCTCATAGCGGCTGTCGATACCGACTACAGGTATATCTTCGCCAACCGGAGATACGTCGAGACACACACCTCAGTTTCCTCACCGGCTGCGGTAGAGGGGGAAAGTCTCAGAGAGATCGTCGGCGACGGGATATACGACGAAATAATAGAAGACGTCGACAGTGCTTTCGAGGGAAACCACGTTGAGTACGAGATGGAACGCCACGGGAGTTTCTTCCATATCCAGTACTATCCTCTGTGGGAAGGAGACGACGGCGAAGTGCGTGGAGTCGCGGCATCACTCCGTGACATAACCGACTACAAGGAGTACGAGACGGAGATTGAGAACAAGAACAGACAGCTTACGGTTCTCAACAGAATCACTCGCCACGACATACGTAACGACATGAACCTCATACTCGGCTGGGGGGATATCCTGAGAGACCACGTCGACGAAGAAGGCGAGGAGTATCTCCGCAGGACTCTCAACGCTGCGAGACACACGGTTGACCTCACTAAGAACGCAAGAGACTTCGTCGAGGCTATGGGCAACTCTCAGACCTCCGAGATAGACCTCGGCGAGAGCCTGATCCAGGAGGTCGAGAAGAGTAAGGAGGTATACGAGAAGGCTGTCTTCGAGACGGCTGAGATACCCGACACCGAGGTCATAGCCAACAGTCTCGTCTCGACAGTCTTCAGAAACCTCCTCAACAACGCAGTACAGCACAACGACAAGGAGACTCCGAGGATCGAGGTCTCCGCTGAGGAGAAAGACGAGGAAGTAGTCGTCTCTGTCGCAGACAACGGTCCAGGGATACCCGACGACCAGAAGAAGACAGTCTTCGGCGAGGGGGAGAAAGGACCTGAGAGCGAGGGTACAGGAATCGGTCTGTATCTCGTGAGTATACTCGTAGAAGAATACGGCGGCGACGTCTGGATAGAGGACAACGAACCCGAGGGAGCCGTCTTCAAGGTCAGACTCAGAAAGGCTTGA